A genomic stretch from Enterobacter dykesii includes:
- a CDS encoding Y-family DNA polymerase has protein sequence MFALCDVNSFYASCETVFRPDLKGRPVVVLSNNDGCVIARSAEAKAAGITMGEPFFKQKDLFRRAGVVCFSSNYELYADMSNRVMTTLEEMSPRVEIYSIDEAFCDLTGVRNCRDLTDFGKEIRATVLKRTHLTVGVGIAQTKTLAKLANHAAKKWQRQTGGVVDLSNLDRQRRLLALVPVEDVWGVGRRISKELNAMGIKTALDLSEQSTWIIRKHFNVVLERTVRELRGEPCLDLEEFAPAKQEIVCSRSFGERVTEYEQMRQAICSYAARGAEKLRGEHQYCRFISTFVKTSPFALNEPYYGNSASMKLLTPTQDSRDIINTAVKCLDKIWKDGHRYQKAGIMLGDFFSQGVAQLNLFDENAPRAGSERLMEVLDYLNGKDGKGTLYFAGQGIQQQWQMKRDMLSPRYTTRYSDLIKVR, from the coding sequence ATGTTTGCGCTCTGTGATGTGAATTCGTTCTACGCATCATGCGAGACGGTATTTCGGCCCGATTTGAAAGGGCGACCGGTTGTCGTTCTCTCGAATAACGATGGCTGTGTGATCGCACGCAGCGCCGAGGCCAAGGCCGCTGGAATTACAATGGGAGAGCCTTTCTTCAAGCAAAAGGACTTATTTCGGCGCGCTGGGGTTGTTTGCTTCAGCAGCAACTACGAGCTGTACGCAGACATGTCGAACCGGGTAATGACGACGCTTGAGGAAATGAGCCCCCGCGTCGAAATTTACAGTATCGATGAAGCTTTTTGCGACCTGACTGGCGTTCGCAACTGCCGGGACCTGACTGACTTCGGGAAAGAGATCCGCGCTACAGTTCTAAAGCGTACGCACCTGACAGTTGGGGTTGGCATCGCGCAGACCAAAACCCTCGCTAAGCTCGCAAACCATGCCGCCAAAAAATGGCAGCGGCAAACGGGCGGGGTAGTGGACCTATCCAATCTTGATCGCCAGCGCCGACTGCTTGCTCTGGTTCCGGTGGAGGACGTCTGGGGCGTCGGCAGGCGCATCAGTAAGGAGCTGAACGCCATGGGCATCAAAACGGCTCTCGACCTCTCAGAGCAGAGTACGTGGATTATTCGAAAGCACTTCAATGTCGTCCTGGAGCGAACTGTCCGGGAACTACGCGGCGAACCATGTCTGGATCTGGAGGAGTTTGCACCAGCTAAGCAGGAAATCGTCTGCAGCCGGTCATTCGGCGAACGCGTTACTGAGTATGAACAGATGCGCCAGGCTATTTGCAGCTATGCCGCCCGTGGTGCTGAAAAACTGCGGGGTGAACATCAGTACTGCCGCTTTATCTCTACGTTCGTGAAAACCTCTCCCTTTGCGCTTAACGAGCCGTATTACGGTAACAGTGCGTCCATGAAGCTTCTCACCCCCACTCAGGATTCTCGCGACATCATCAACACCGCTGTAAAGTGTCTGGACAAAATTTGGAAGGATGGCCACCGGTACCAGAAGGCAGGGATCATGCTTGGGGATTTTTTCAGCCAAGGCGTGGCCCAGCTCAACCTGTTCGATGAGAACGCGCCGCGTGCTGGTAGCGAGAGGTTGATGGAAGTTCTGGATTATCTGAACGGGAAAGATGGAAAGGGAACGCTTTATTTTGCCGGGCAGGGCATACAGCAGCAGTGGCAGATGAAACGGGATATGTTATCTCCACGGTATACTACGAGGTATTCAGACCTAATAAAAGTTAGATGA
- a CDS encoding phage protein yields the protein MKKVIVFFNGKPSKVITVLKGVTSIREEYPNGEVINLQIMSAGFPSLTGDHEVVHVASDRELTSQEILDAAQKYL from the coding sequence ATGAAAAAAGTAATCGTTTTTTTTAATGGTAAGCCAAGTAAAGTTATCACTGTGCTTAAAGGTGTGACATCAATACGCGAAGAATATCCTAATGGAGAAGTGATAAACCTTCAGATAATGTCAGCAGGTTTTCCCTCTTTAACAGGTGACCATGAAGTGGTCCATGTGGCATCAGATCGAGAGCTTACCTCTCAGGAAATATTAGATGCGGCGCAGAAGTATCTTTGA
- a CDS encoding YnfU family zinc-binding protein has protein sequence MSARKNTQFRRNYLVKCPCPNCSKDSEHSYNRVQKGAQLVCPYCCALFKSSQRF, from the coding sequence ATGTCTGCACGTAAAAACACTCAATTCCGCCGAAATTATTTAGTAAAATGTCCTTGTCCAAACTGCTCAAAAGATTCCGAACATAGTTACAATCGTGTACAAAAGGGGGCTCAGTTGGTGTGCCCATACTGCTGTGCTTTGTTCAAATCTTCCCAGCGCTTCTAA
- a CDS encoding cold shock domain-containing protein: MSSKIIGLVKWFNEDKGFGFISPLDGSKDVLVHTSSLLGETFNTLFEGQKVKFAIIAGTKGPVAANVTLCDR, from the coding sequence ATGTCATCTAAAATCATAGGTCTTGTTAAGTGGTTTAACGAAGATAAGGGGTTTGGCTTTATCTCCCCACTCGATGGAAGTAAAGATGTTCTCGTTCACACTTCTTCCCTGCTGGGAGAAACATTTAATACTCTTTTTGAAGGACAAAAAGTCAAATTCGCTATCATAGCTGGAACTAAAGGTCCAGTCGCTGCCAATGTAACACTTTGCGATAGATAA
- the cspF gene encoding cold shock-like protein CspF, giving the protein MSRKMTGIVKSFDFKSGKGLIIPSDGRKDVFLHVSALSNSESQTLKPGVRVEFYRINGLSGPMAANIFLS; this is encoded by the coding sequence TTGTCTCGTAAAATGACAGGAATTGTCAAAAGTTTTGACTTCAAGAGCGGAAAGGGATTGATTATCCCATCAGATGGCAGAAAAGATGTTTTTTTGCATGTTTCTGCGTTAAGTAATAGTGAAAGTCAAACGTTAAAGCCAGGTGTTCGTGTTGAATTTTATCGTATAAATGGACTTAGTGGTCCGATGGCTGCAAATATATTCCTTTCTTAA
- a CDS encoding SOS response-associated peptidase: MCGRFAQAQTREEYLAYLADEADRDIAFDPEPIGRYNVAPGTKVLLLSERNEQLHLDPVLWGYAPGWWDKAPLINARVETAATSRMFKPLWQHGRAICFADGWFEWKKEGDKKQPYFIHRANGQPIFMAAIGSTPFERGDEAEGFLIVTSAADKGLVDIHDRRPLVLSPEAAREWMRQDIGGKEAEEIAADGTVPAEMFIWHAVARDVGNVKNQGRKLIEQTNI; this comes from the coding sequence ATGTGTGGACGCTTTGCACAAGCCCAAACCCGTGAAGAATATCTGGCATACCTCGCAGATGAAGCCGATCGAGACATCGCATTCGACCCTGAGCCGATTGGACGTTACAACGTGGCTCCAGGCACGAAGGTCCTGTTGCTAAGCGAACGAAACGAGCAGTTACATCTTGATCCTGTATTATGGGGTTATGCCCCGGGATGGTGGGATAAAGCACCCCTGATTAATGCGCGCGTCGAAACGGCGGCCACCAGCAGAATGTTTAAACCTCTATGGCAACATGGCCGCGCGATCTGCTTCGCCGATGGATGGTTCGAGTGGAAAAAAGAAGGTGACAAAAAACAGCCCTACTTCATTCACCGTGCCAATGGCCAACCAATATTTATGGCAGCGATCGGCAGCACACCATTTGAGCGTGGTGATGAAGCTGAGGGTTTTCTTATAGTGACATCGGCAGCGGATAAAGGTCTGGTCGACATTCACGACCGCCGGCCACTTGTTTTGTCACCAGAAGCGGCACGTGAGTGGATGCGGCAGGATATTGGTGGGAAAGAAGCTGAAGAGATCGCAGCCGACGGCACTGTGCCAGCTGAGATGTTTATCTGGCATGCAGTGGCCCGTGATGTTGGAAATGTAAAAAATCAGGGGAGAAAATTGATAGAACAAACAAATATATAA
- the rstA gene encoding two-component system response regulator RstA encodes MNKIVYVEDEPEVGQLIAAYLGKHDMDVIVEPRGDRAEEVVVRENPDLVLLDIMLPGKDGMTLCRDLRARWEGPIVLLTSLDSDMNHILSLEMGANDYILKTTPPAVLLARLRLHLRQHASVERESPAPSLTPHKAMRFGTLSIDPINRQVLLSGELIALSTADFDLLWELATHAGQIMDRDALLKNLRGVSYDGMDRSVDVAISRLRKKLQDNATEPYRIKTVRNKGYLFAPHAWET; translated from the coding sequence ATGAATAAGATTGTTTATGTTGAAGACGAACCTGAAGTCGGGCAGCTGATCGCGGCCTATCTGGGTAAACATGATATGGACGTCATTGTTGAGCCTCGCGGCGATCGCGCCGAAGAGGTGGTCGTCCGTGAAAACCCGGATCTGGTATTGCTGGATATCATGCTGCCAGGAAAAGACGGCATGACGCTCTGCCGCGACCTGCGCGCCCGGTGGGAAGGCCCTATCGTCCTGCTCACCTCTCTGGACAGCGATATGAACCACATTTTGTCGCTGGAGATGGGTGCCAATGACTACATTCTGAAAACCACACCGCCTGCCGTCCTGCTTGCCCGCCTGCGCCTGCATTTGCGCCAGCACGCCAGCGTCGAACGCGAATCGCCCGCGCCGTCACTGACGCCGCACAAAGCGATGCGCTTCGGTACGCTGTCTATTGACCCCATTAACCGCCAGGTGCTGCTCTCCGGCGAGCTTATCGCCCTCTCCACCGCAGACTTTGACCTGCTGTGGGAGCTGGCAACGCACGCCGGGCAAATCATGGACCGCGACGCGCTGCTGAAAAACCTGCGCGGCGTGAGCTATGACGGCATGGACCGCAGCGTTGACGTAGCGATTTCGCGTCTGCGCAAAAAGCTGCAGGATAACGCTACCGAGCCCTACCGCATTAAAACCGTGCGTAACAAGGGTTATCTGTTTGCCCCGCACGCCTGGGAAACCTGA
- a CDS encoding GlpM family protein — translation MGLVIKAALGALVVLLIGILAKTKNYYIAGLIPLFPTFALIAHYIVASERGTEALRTTIVFGMWSIIPYFLYLLSLWYFTGFLRLPLALSGAVVCWALSAWVLIFFWSRFH, via the coding sequence ATGGGGCTGGTGATTAAAGCCGCGCTGGGCGCGCTGGTGGTATTACTGATTGGCATTCTGGCAAAAACGAAAAACTACTACATTGCAGGGCTAATCCCGCTGTTTCCGACCTTTGCGCTGATCGCTCACTATATCGTGGCGTCTGAGCGGGGCACGGAAGCGTTACGCACAACCATCGTGTTTGGCATGTGGTCTATCATTCCGTATTTTCTCTACCTGCTTTCGCTGTGGTATTTCACCGGTTTTCTGCGTCTTCCCCTGGCGCTGAGCGGGGCGGTGGTCTGCTGGGCACTCAGCGCCTGGGTGTTAATTTTCTTCTGGAGCCGCTTTCACTAG
- the folM gene encoding dihydromonapterin reductase — MGNAPLRPILITGGGRRIGLALAHHFLNLRHPVIVSYRTEYPSIEGLRKAGAVCIQADFSTDEGILAFAEKVKATTTGLRAVIHNASAWRAEKPGTSLSETISAMLQIHVNAPYLLNHALQDLLRGHGHAAGDIIHFTDYVVERGSDKHIAYAASKAALDNMTRSFARKLAPEVKVNAIAPAMILFNENDDAEYRQQALNKSLMKIAPGEKEVIDLVDYLLTSCYVTGRTFAVDGGRPLR, encoded by the coding sequence ATGGGAAATGCACCGCTTCGCCCAATACTGATTACCGGTGGAGGCCGCCGTATCGGCCTCGCCCTCGCCCATCACTTTCTCAACCTTCGCCATCCGGTCATTGTCAGCTACCGTACGGAATATCCGTCGATTGAAGGCTTACGCAAAGCCGGGGCGGTCTGCATTCAGGCTGATTTTTCGACCGATGAAGGCATTCTGGCTTTCGCGGAAAAGGTAAAAGCCACCACGACGGGACTGCGCGCCGTGATCCATAACGCCAGCGCATGGCGAGCCGAAAAACCCGGTACGTCACTCAGCGAAACGATCTCCGCCATGCTGCAGATCCACGTCAATGCCCCTTATCTGCTTAACCACGCGCTGCAGGATCTGCTGCGCGGCCATGGGCACGCGGCGGGCGATATTATTCACTTCACCGATTATGTGGTGGAGCGCGGCAGCGACAAGCACATCGCCTACGCGGCCAGTAAAGCCGCTCTGGATAATATGACGCGCTCGTTTGCCCGCAAGCTCGCGCCCGAGGTGAAGGTGAACGCCATCGCCCCGGCGATGATTTTGTTTAACGAAAACGATGATGCGGAGTATCGCCAGCAGGCCCTGAATAAGTCGCTGATGAAAATTGCCCCAGGCGAAAAAGAGGTGATTGACCTTGTGGATTACCTGCTCACCAGCTGCTATGTCACCGGCAGAACCTTTGCCGTGGACGGCGGCCGCCCGCTGCGCTAG